One segment of Marvinbryantia formatexigens DSM 14469 DNA contains the following:
- a CDS encoding ABC transporter permease: protein MKKEKSFWSGADRDVMKMTVITVLIFVIMVSMNEKFLRASNLTSMCFQLPELGLYSLAMMMAMLSGGIDLSVVSTGNLAAISAALILHPAAENEVTGGVLFGCVILAVLASLAVGALFGFINGFVIANLNVPPMLATMASQTFIKGISIIVTQGKSVSGTPEQFVYFGSATLLGIPYTMWLLIVVFAVTAVLLYRTRFGFEVKMVGANPKTSHFTGMNIKRIYIKAYLYSGIVSAICGLAILMRTDTAKADYASTYVMQAILCSVLGATNPDGGTAKISCMVLSLLSLQFLSSGFNMMHLSSYFKEFTWGLLLIAVLSINFFTAYIRQKRGLHKA, encoded by the coding sequence ATGAAAAAGGAAAAGAGTTTCTGGTCTGGTGCAGACCGGGATGTTATGAAAATGACTGTCATTACAGTTCTGATTTTTGTGATTATGGTTTCCATGAATGAAAAATTTCTGAGAGCCAGTAACCTGACTTCTATGTGCTTCCAGCTTCCGGAACTTGGATTGTATTCGCTTGCCATGATGATGGCGATGCTTTCGGGCGGGATCGATTTGTCAGTAGTTTCCACCGGGAACCTGGCGGCAATCAGCGCGGCACTGATTCTGCATCCGGCGGCGGAGAACGAAGTAACCGGCGGAGTTTTGTTCGGTTGTGTGATATTGGCTGTTCTGGCATCGTTGGCAGTGGGGGCTTTGTTTGGATTCATAAATGGTTTTGTAATTGCGAATCTGAATGTGCCGCCAATGCTGGCAACGATGGCTTCACAGACCTTTATCAAAGGAATTTCCATTATTGTAACACAGGGAAAGAGCGTTTCGGGAACGCCGGAGCAATTTGTTTATTTTGGTTCAGCCACTCTTCTGGGAATTCCGTATACTATGTGGCTGTTGATAGTGGTGTTTGCAGTAACAGCAGTTTTGCTATATAGGACGCGGTTTGGCTTTGAAGTAAAAATGGTGGGTGCAAATCCAAAGACCAGTCATTTTACCGGAATGAATATTAAAAGAATATACATTAAGGCATACCTGTATTCCGGCATCGTCAGTGCAATCTGTGGTCTTGCAATTCTGATGAGAACGGACACCGCAAAGGCGGATTATGCATCTACTTATGTTATGCAGGCGATTCTCTGCAGTGTGCTTGGGGCAACGAATCCGGATGGGGGAACCGCAAAAATCTCCTGTATGGTGCTTTCTCTGCTGTCGCTGCAATTTTTGTCATCGGGCTTTAATATGATGCATTTGAGCAGTTATTTTAAAGAATTTACCTGGGGATTGCTCCTGATTGCGGTGCTGAGTATTAATTTTTTCACAGCTTATATCCGCCAGAAACGCGGTCTGCATAAGGCATAA
- a CDS encoding ABC transporter permease: MKKIWKSSQFALFFLLAAAILIFGVINPDILSAASLYSLARTCAVPAIFALAIMVVMILGELDMSFCVIGAFGSYATMYFLTSYGYMDVPLIVIFLMSIAVSVALQLVNWVLIDRMKMQSFIATLGMQTFLKGAVLAFIGSSYIYTLPTAAVGFGSTYLATAKYASGVESQLPAAILLTLAMYLALHIVLEHTCFGRKLYAIGGDADAAKRAGISVSHIRFSAFVIVGVICGIGGVVHNSLGRCSLPMPTDLVGQELNGIAAVVLGRGAAQQAKGTVIGTLLGVLLLQFISNNLIMIGVPSYYQDFVTGIIIFVGLISQSYQRKGRRGKLRKKEAQV, translated from the coding sequence ATGAAGAAAATATGGAAAAGCAGTCAGTTTGCCCTGTTCTTTCTGCTGGCGGCTGCAATTCTGATTTTTGGTGTGATTAACCCGGACATTTTGTCTGCAGCAAGCTTATATTCGCTGGCGAGAACCTGCGCTGTTCCGGCAATTTTTGCGCTGGCGATTATGGTAGTGATGATACTTGGAGAGCTGGACATGTCATTTTGCGTGATAGGTGCTTTTGGCTCCTATGCAACGATGTATTTCTTGACATCATACGGTTATATGGATGTGCCGCTGATTGTTATCTTTCTTATGTCCATAGCAGTTAGTGTAGCGCTTCAGCTTGTAAACTGGGTCCTGATTGACCGGATGAAAATGCAGTCTTTTATCGCGACGCTTGGTATGCAGACATTTTTGAAAGGAGCGGTTCTGGCATTTATTGGCTCATCATATATTTATACGCTGCCAACGGCGGCAGTAGGCTTTGGCTCTACCTATCTGGCGACTGCGAAATATGCAAGCGGGGTAGAAAGTCAGCTCCCGGCGGCAATTCTTCTGACGCTTGCAATGTATCTTGCTTTACATATTGTACTGGAACACACCTGTTTTGGAAGAAAGCTGTATGCTATAGGTGGTGATGCGGATGCAGCAAAGCGTGCAGGCATATCTGTTTCACATATCCGTTTTTCTGCTTTCGTGATTGTAGGAGTGATTTGCGGGATTGGCGGGGTAGTACATAATAGTCTTGGACGCTGCTCGCTGCCGATGCCGACGGACCTGGTGGGACAGGAGTTAAACGGGATTGCAGCTGTTGTGCTGGGGCGGGGCGCCGCACAACAGGCAAAGGGTACTGTTATTGGTACATTGCTGGGGGTTCTGCTTTTGCAGTTTATTTCCAATAATCTGATTATGATTGGCGTTCCTTCGTATTATCAGGACTTTGTGACCGGTATAATTATTTTTGTGGGGCTGATTTCACAGTCTTATCAGAGAAAGGGACGCAGAGGAAAACTGCGGAAAAAGGAGGCGCAGGTATGA
- a CDS encoding BtpA/SgcQ family protein yields MKWIKEVFGTEKPIVAMCHLQAMPGDPYYDKSKGMKEILDKARHDLLALQRGGVDAVMFSNEFSLPYLTKVKTETVACMARIIGELKEEIEIPYGVNCLWDPVASLDLAVATDAKFIREIFTGVYASDFGLWNTNCGETVRHQREIGAENVKLMFNIVPEAAQYLTDRSIESIAKTTVFNCRPDVLCVSGATAGSATNPDTLKRAKSAVPETPVFANTGCRVDTIEGLLQIADGAVVGTTFKEDGKFENLTDEGRVKEFMDTVKSFRK; encoded by the coding sequence ATGAAGTGGATTAAAGAAGTATTTGGAACAGAAAAACCGATTGTTGCAATGTGTCATCTGCAGGCAATGCCGGGGGATCCCTATTATGATAAGTCCAAAGGAATGAAAGAGATTCTTGATAAAGCAAGACATGATTTGCTTGCACTGCAGAGAGGCGGTGTGGATGCTGTAATGTTTAGCAATGAATTCAGTCTTCCCTATCTCACAAAAGTAAAAACAGAGACGGTTGCCTGCATGGCACGGATTATTGGAGAACTGAAGGAAGAAATTGAAATACCGTATGGGGTGAACTGCCTGTGGGATCCGGTTGCATCTCTTGACCTGGCAGTGGCGACAGACGCAAAGTTTATACGTGAGATTTTTACCGGGGTTTATGCGAGTGATTTCGGGTTGTGGAATACGAACTGCGGTGAGACGGTGCGTCACCAACGGGAAATCGGCGCTGAAAATGTAAAACTTATGTTTAATATTGTACCGGAAGCAGCACAGTATCTGACGGACAGGTCTATTGAATCTATTGCGAAGACGACGGTATTTAACTGCCGTCCGGATGTGCTTTGCGTATCTGGTGCGACCGCAGGTTCTGCGACAAATCCGGATACCTTGAAGCGGGCAAAATCGGCAGTTCCGGAGACACCTGTTTTTGCGAATACTGGTTGTCGTGTGGATACGATTGAAGGGCTTCTTCAGATTGCAGACGGGGCGGTTGTTGGAACAACTTTTAAGGAAGACGGAAAATTTGAAAATCTTACAGACGAGGGGCGCGTAAAAGAATTTATGGATACTGTAAAGTCCTTCCGCAAATAG
- a CDS encoding sugar ABC transporter ATP-binding protein has protein sequence MKNIVRINNMYKSFYGAMALDGMNFEINEGEIRCLIGENGCGKSTMIKVISGFHPFDSGELYINDKLYKKITPAESIAEGVQVIYQDFSLFPNMTIAENIMMYATVAEGRTIVRWKKIREKAVEILQRVQFEIDPDTYVSKLNVAQKQMVAICRAIVQNARLLIMDEPTTALTNREVERLFEIVRRLQQEGVSVLFVSHKLDEISEICDSYTIMRNGKNVFQSEKGDGKMPREDMVRYMTGKKFTSETHVYVKRDSVPALKLNALTLDGAFEDISLSLYKGEVLGITGLLGCGRTELAETLFGLRQATGGNIDVSGKNTGVFRRVDDALKNNIAYVPEDRLTEGLYLEQSIADNVIARIVRNYAGKCGLLRMKALKKKQREVLSSMNVAGMVPKNPASSLSGGNQQKIVLMKWLASEPDILILNCPTVGVDVGAKSDIHKIIRDLAREKGVAVIVVSNDMYEIMQTCNRVLIMKEGRISKELDIRDTTMDELELLAAE, from the coding sequence TTGAAAAATATCGTCCGGATTAATAATATGTATAAATCCTTTTACGGCGCAATGGCGCTGGACGGGATGAACTTTGAAATTAACGAAGGGGAAATACGCTGTCTGATTGGTGAAAACGGATGCGGAAAATCCACAATGATTAAAGTGATTTCGGGATTCCATCCGTTTGACAGTGGAGAATTGTATATCAATGATAAGTTATATAAGAAAATTACTCCGGCGGAATCTATCGCAGAAGGGGTGCAGGTAATTTATCAGGATTTTTCGCTGTTTCCCAATATGACGATTGCGGAAAATATAATGATGTACGCTACGGTGGCGGAAGGCAGGACGATCGTACGGTGGAAAAAAATCCGGGAAAAAGCGGTGGAAATTCTTCAGCGCGTTCAGTTTGAGATTGATCCGGATACTTATGTGTCGAAGCTGAATGTAGCACAGAAGCAGATGGTGGCGATATGCCGTGCAATCGTGCAGAATGCAAGACTGCTGATTATGGATGAACCTACTACAGCACTGACGAACAGAGAAGTAGAGAGGCTGTTTGAAATTGTACGCAGACTTCAGCAGGAAGGGGTATCTGTTCTGTTTGTGAGCCATAAACTGGATGAAATTTCAGAAATATGCGATAGTTATACCATTATGAGAAATGGGAAAAATGTGTTTCAGTCGGAAAAAGGCGATGGAAAGATGCCCAGAGAAGATATGGTTCGTTATATGACCGGCAAAAAATTTACAAGTGAGACACATGTTTATGTAAAACGGGATTCGGTTCCGGCTTTGAAGCTGAATGCGCTGACATTAGATGGAGCTTTTGAGGATATTAGCCTGTCTCTTTATAAAGGAGAAGTGCTTGGCATTACAGGGTTGCTGGGCTGCGGCCGAACGGAACTTGCGGAAACGCTGTTCGGATTGCGGCAGGCAACGGGCGGAAATATTGATGTTTCTGGCAAAAATACAGGTGTTTTCCGAAGGGTGGATGATGCACTGAAGAATAATATTGCCTATGTGCCGGAGGACCGTCTGACAGAGGGACTATACCTGGAGCAGAGCATTGCGGATAATGTGATTGCCCGGATCGTACGGAACTATGCAGGAAAATGCGGACTTCTGAGAATGAAAGCATTGAAAAAGAAACAACGGGAAGTTCTGAGTTCCATGAATGTTGCCGGTATGGTTCCGAAAAATCCGGCAAGTTCTCTGTCAGGTGGGAATCAGCAGAAAATCGTACTAATGAAATGGCTGGCTTCCGAACCGGATATTCTGATTCTGAATTGTCCGACAGTAGGGGTGGATGTGGGCGCCAAAAGCGATATTCATAAAATCATACGTGACCTTGCAAGAGAGAAGGGCGTGGCAGTGATAGTGGTATCTAACGATATGTATGAAATTATGCAGACCTGCAATCGCGTCCTGATTATGAAGGAAGGCAGGATTTCAAAAGAACTTGATATCAGAGATACAACGATGGATGAACTGGAATTACTGGCGGCAGAATGA
- a CDS encoding FGGY-family carbohydrate kinase produces MKKYLLGFDVGTSESKGTLTNLTGKVLATAAVKHGVISMQPGFAEHDPMKDWMEDFRKVICSLLGQVRGNAEEIAAVGISTIMAAVTFVDENCEPLRNAILYGIDTRCVKQTEEINRIIGRERMEEEFGTLCTVEHFGPKILWVKENEPEIFARTKHITFASGFLTARLTGKYFVDKYSVSSALPMLDAKTMQWGRFCDLICPREILPQIAESTYSVIGTVTRQAAEETGLAEGTAVICGTTDAGAEAVSAGVVQQGDTMLMYGSTAFFIGVTEKKTDHTKLWHCDYTIDWLHCYTAGMATTGSLTRWLRDEMALDLVKKEEAGGENAYTALFREAEEIPAGSEGLIVLPYFQGERMPLQDPKAKGMIFGLNLRHTRGHVIHAALEGIGYGIAQNMQLFADAGIPADCVTAVGGGTKSLLWLQIVSDICGITQQVPEITIGASYGDALMAGLAVETIEGPEAIKRLVQIRHVIKPDMENFRKYQKYKEMFAQLYERNKDIMHKL; encoded by the coding sequence TTGAAAAAGTATTTACTTGGATTTGACGTGGGAACCTCGGAATCGAAAGGAACGCTTACGAATTTGACAGGAAAGGTTCTGGCGACTGCAGCCGTAAAGCATGGCGTGATTTCCATGCAGCCGGGATTTGCGGAGCATGACCCGATGAAAGACTGGATGGAGGATTTCAGAAAAGTAATTTGCAGTCTTCTCGGACAGGTCCGGGGAAATGCGGAAGAAATTGCGGCAGTGGGAATCAGTACGATTATGGCGGCGGTTACATTTGTGGATGAAAACTGTGAGCCTTTGCGCAACGCCATATTATATGGCATTGACACAAGATGTGTGAAGCAGACAGAAGAAATCAATAGAATAATCGGGCGTGAGCGCATGGAAGAGGAATTTGGAACACTCTGTACAGTAGAGCATTTTGGACCGAAGATTTTGTGGGTAAAAGAAAACGAACCGGAAATTTTTGCAAGAACAAAGCATATTACTTTTGCATCTGGCTTTCTGACAGCGCGGCTTACCGGAAAGTATTTTGTGGATAAATATTCTGTCAGCAGTGCGCTGCCTATGCTGGATGCGAAGACAATGCAGTGGGGAAGATTCTGTGATTTAATCTGTCCCCGGGAAATACTGCCGCAGATTGCCGAGAGCACCTATTCTGTTATTGGAACGGTTACCCGGCAGGCGGCAGAAGAAACAGGGCTGGCGGAAGGTACTGCTGTTATCTGCGGTACAACGGATGCCGGTGCGGAGGCGGTAAGTGCTGGTGTGGTACAGCAGGGGGATACGATGCTTATGTATGGGTCTACCGCTTTCTTTATCGGGGTGACAGAGAAGAAAACGGATCATACGAAGTTATGGCACTGCGATTATACCATTGACTGGCTGCACTGTTATACTGCGGGAATGGCAACGACAGGTTCGCTTACCAGGTGGTTGCGGGATGAAATGGCTTTGGATCTGGTAAAGAAGGAGGAAGCTGGCGGTGAAAATGCCTACACAGCGCTTTTCAGGGAAGCTGAGGAAATACCGGCGGGCAGCGAGGGACTGATTGTGCTCCCTTATTTTCAAGGAGAAAGGATGCCCTTGCAGGATCCAAAAGCAAAAGGTATGATTTTTGGACTGAATCTGCGCCATACCAGAGGGCATGTTATACATGCAGCTCTTGAAGGAATTGGTTATGGGATTGCACAGAATATGCAGCTTTTTGCAGATGCAGGAATACCGGCTGATTGTGTGACAGCAGTGGGAGGGGGAACAAAATCTCTTTTGTGGCTGCAAATTGTCAGTGATATCTGCGGGATTACCCAGCAGGTTCCGGAAATAACGATAGGCGCTTCTTATGGGGATGCCCTGATGGCTGGTCTGGCCGTGGAAACGATAGAAGGACCGGAGGCGATAAAACGTCTTGTCCAAATACGGCATGTGATTAAACCGGATATGGAAAATTTTCGTAAGTATCAGAAATATAAGGAAATGTTTGCGCAGCTTTATGAGCGCAATAAGGATATTATGCACAAACTTTAA